GGGacaactactactactactactacaatAATTTACACACACTCACGCTCATGCTCGCGCAATTTAGATGCACCGTTGCCTCGCTTTCTTCCCGACTAATCTCCGTCACCGCACCCGCCTATTCTCTGAAAAATGTCGGTTTCGCTAAGGGCTCCGCCGCACTCCGCtctctcctcttcctcctctctccATGTAAAGCCCCCTCCTTTCCCCCTCTTCTCTATGTTTCTATGAAAATTATTGCGTGTCCCGATGGATTAAAGGATTTTGATCGCTGGAACAGGAGGCCGGACTGAGGTTCGTCGTTTGCTCTGTAAGACCAAATTTCAGCTTCAAGCCTCGCAGATCGTTCCCTCCAATCCGATCTTCCACTGGCTTCTCATCTTCTCTCGACactggtctctctctctctgtgtgtgtgtgtgtgtgtgtgcatatatacaCGTGTTTGTATTGATTGTATGCGATGTGATATTAGGTTCCAGCACCGAATTCGACTCAGTGTCGAGCTACAGCGAGATCGTCCCTGATACCGTTGTTTTCGATGATTTCGAGAAGTGTGTATATATGAAATAGACTTACTATCCAAATTTCCCCTTTCCCCCCTTTTTCTAGGGTTCCACTGATGATTTACGGAATTTTTGGTTTGgatttgctcttttttttttttttttttgttgcaatttTCAGGTTTCCTCCTACTGCTGCCACTGTCAGTTCTTCCCTCCTGCTCGGTATCTGCAGCCTCCCGGATACAAAATTCAAGGTAAGTAATCAATACCACAACATTGCAGTTACATGTCTCAAATATTATATACACATCACATAGATTTTTCCTGTCTTTCTCACTCATATAGTTAGGACATGAGATATGCATTGCTGGGTAGTCAGATCAGAAAGTACTTTGGCATGTATGTGCTTTAGCTTGTGGATGTGATTGCTTTTCCTATACATTCATTTCCTGGATGTAGAGTGCTGTGGATATGGCATTGGCTGATTCTTCATGTTACGGGCTGGAGGACCCAGATGTCCGCATGTCATGTTTCTTTAACAAGGTTTGTATTTACTTTATGAGTAGGACAGATAATTACtatcaaatacataaatgtaCATGCATACATGGCTAATTTGTTGTCTGACAACTGAGCTTGCTAACACTAGGCTTTAGTAAATGTTGGTGCTGATCTTGCAAAGCAAGTACCTGGTCGAGTTTCAACAGAGGTGGATGCCCGTCTTGCCTATGACACACAAGGCATTGTCAGGAAGGTATTTATATCTCTCTCGAGtgtttatgttttctttctttttaatctTCGGATGTTCTATAATAAAATGtgatcctcttttttttttttttctctattgtcTGCAGGTTCATGATCTGCTGAAATTGTATAATGAAGTTGAGGTCCCTCCAGAAAAATTGTTGTTTAAAATTCCCTCAACTTGGCAAGTGAGTATTTAAAAGTGAATGTGTCTGTATTCATAATAGTCAGAACTTCTTGGCACATGGATCTGGTTATTCTTTGTCTGTTGTCTGTAATGTGTTGGTTACTACTCAGGGAATAGAGGCATCAAAATTATTGGAGTCTGAAGGCATTCAGACGCACTTGACTTTTGTTTACAGGTACCGTGTGGATTGGCAACTTGTCCTTCAAGTACCATATGCTGGTtttagaaacaattttttttttggttagtttAGCATAATTCCCCACTTGGACCTCCACTCATCAAGTGATGCTTAGTCCATCATGATTAAATTAAACTCATGCTGGCTGGTTCCATCGAATGTGGCAAGCAtaattcaaaaagaatgaaTATATATCAATTGTGTGAGACTTGAATTTTAAACCTCCTTTGTGTGGGGCACTATGCAAGAGCAGAGAAAGTTTCCTATAATCTCAAAAGTTTTGTCATATATAGGATGTATCCTGCTATGAAAAGAAATGTTCTTCATCCAGCTACAGGCCTCTTAggctatatatatgtgtgtgtgtgtgtgtgtatttaattttttattttaatgtgatCTTTTTTCTTCAGCATCTACTCTTTTTATCCTGCATATCAAGTGGCAGTGGTTTGCCACAACTATCTTCTTAGTAAAACATGTTTTAGATTGAATCCTTGACCTACTAACCTATTGATATTTGATACAATTCAGCTTCTGCCAAGCCGCAGCTGCAGCTCAAGCTGGTGCTTCGGTTATTCAGATTTTTGTTGGCCGCCTTAGGGTAACACCATTTAGTTATGAGTAAATTAAATTATCTGGAAAACATTCAGTCAGGTGAAATCGATATTGTGCACGATTACTTTTCAGGATTGGGCGCGCAATCATTCTGGTGACCCTGAGGTTGAAGCTGCTTTAAGAAGAGGAGAAGATCCTGGGTTGGCTTTGGTTAGTTATACAGCTTACTGCTTTGTGTAATTCAATATTTCAAGTGTAGCAAGTAAGCATTATTGCTTGTGTGTAGGGTGGCCATTGTTTTAATGTTGTTGCTGCATCTGTTAGCATTCTTTTAGGATATATGTTGAGTGCATCAATTTCTTTCACTCTTTGCTACGAAAGCTTGCCAGATTAGGATTCTTGTACCGTGGAATTGCTCACTCACCTAGATAAAACaacatttattttcataattaatcaaaaatcaattgtaataaaaaaaatcagttgTTTCGTTTTATTTCTAGGATGTCGCTCAGGTTTACTAAACTTAGATAATATAcacttttgatgtttgattaatattttaatcttccattatcttttaattcagccatatctctccctttcttcATTTGGTTATGCTTCACTTTAACCATCATATCTTGATTCTATGAGTGACATCTTTAGCAATCATCCCTGTCTTTTTGGATAATTGATTTTGCCTAGAATCCACGTTGAAAtgattccaaaatttttatatttgctATTGGCTACCAAACTCTTTTTCTTAATTCAAATTTGGGACTGACTGTGATAAAGAGTAATATCTTCAAGATTAGTAATGTCAAGGAAATTACTCAATCCATAGGTGGAGTTgcaaatatatttatcatcatcatcaactacaacttatccatgcaaaagaagaatGTGACAAATTTTATATTGGATGCCCTTCTTGACTCAACCCTCAAGCGAGGGAATAATGAGATAAAGTTTCAAcatcttcatatggaaaagtttcatgagatggtggtaaatgaagataaattaatatGGCCATGATCATCACagttgatattgtgaaatcaatatttacaacatggaaacatggattatctatatttttacatattctACATCTGTTTTATAGACCTTTGTTCTTAATCAATATGGAAGTCTgggttttagaatttttaaatcaaGATAGTTTGAGAGAATAAGAACCATTAGTAAAAGttcctattttctcattttttattagattgtaGGTAGTCTTCTTTAAACTTCAAATGCTTTTTACATATGTAATAAGCAAGCAAGCTTGTTTCCCATAGATCCCCTATGGTTTGGGCCATTTTCACGTAGATCTCCTGTGGTTTACTTTTACCATTTAAGGTTCCTACGATTTACAATTTTATAGTGATCCTCCCCCCCTCCCTCAATTCTCAAGTCCCAATGGGTCCCTATggtttatttttggtatttaggGCCTTATTagttactttaattttttgttaactAAATCTAACATCAAAGGTAACCCATTTGGGCTATTGGCTTGATGGGGAGGggtctttgaaaaaaaaaaaagtaaaccaTAGGGACCTTAAATGCTAAACATGAACCCCGGGGTCTTTGCATGAAAATGGCTCAAATCACAGTAGGTATGGGTGGAATTTaaacccccccctccccccaagggaaaaaaaaaagatggtcTTGTGAGGTGAATGAATGTATGGAATGAAAAAAGTTTTTGGCAATGGATGCAAAGGAATTAAAAAAAGCTTAGGCATTTGTTCATTATAATGGCCTTAAATGTGATTATAATTAAGATGACGAGAGAGTTAGAATCCATGTAGCTAACCTCACTTGCTAAGATTAAGACTTGATATATGGTTGTTGTTTCAGCTATAGTTGATgaactttatatttttaagtagaACACTTGCATAAAAGTGAACCATAAGAGCttattcttttctcatttttcatgcTCCGAAATTTTCTTCAAGGTTAGATCAATAGTAAATGGATTTTAGACTTTTAAAtgtaatatcaaaatttaaggattgGGTTTTTAgttatgaaatttgaatttggggTTTGCTTATGACCTCAAAATGGAATTATTTCTGGAGTACCTTGCATTTATTGTGGTTACCACCATGATCTAGGTTACTTCAGTTCCTTAATTCTATAGTTTTCTTATCCACCCCCTCTCTCATCCCTGAATAAGAAACCTAAAGCAATGCTTTCTACTACCATTGGAACACAACAAGGTAGACCTTGTTGTAGGAAACATGGAGACTCTGAAGATGTTGTATTGTGTCGGATATCGTGTTAGACATGCACTGCAAAAATAAATCAACTCATATTTAAGCCAATATTTACTTGAATGGGGATTAATTATTTACATTGgttttggtggtggtgggttTTGTGGTCAGAGAGAGAGTTGAGGGGGGAGGTATCAAATGGAGGGATACAGAGGTGGAGAAGGAAGAGATCAAGAGGAGGAAAACATAGAtgaacagagggagagagagaccaGGGAGTTGATGAATAGAATGGAGGAGATAAGAGTAAGGGAAAGCTTGAGATAGGAGAGGAAGGAGAGAGATGGGGCTTATGTTGCCATCCTGGTGGTTGGAGGGAGGGAGGGTCATATGTTGAAGGAGACAAAATCCAGGAACTTTGACCAAAAAGAATGGAAGCTTTGATTGGCAGAAGCCCTTGATGAAATTAGTGCTTAAATTAGGGAAGATTTATACTTCTATCCTTTCACCAAAAATGTTACTTTTGagatttcaatttctttcactCGTTGCACATTCATCTCTGCTCAAACCAGACTTTCTTGAAAGTATTCTGTGAGTTGGCAAATCGTTATTTGGGGTTCCTATACTTGGAATAGAGTTAACCTTTGactattttgcacatgttgccTGTTAAGAACCAACATATGAAAGTACTATTGTCACTAATGAGCCGCACTATGAAACTTTGACATAGAGTGGTTTGAGTAAAGTTTAAGAGAAATCAAAGTGTTTGAAAACCAATTGGTTTTATCCCTTGCTAAGGCACCTAATGGAAAGATATAGTCATACAGATCAAAACAAAATGTTTTCtgtatggtgtttatagatttgGAAAAAGCTTATGGCAGTCCCTAGGGAAATCCATGGAGGGCCTTATAAAAAAAAGGAGCTCTGATTGCTTATATACAAGTTATTGATAGTATGTGTTGTGGAGCAAAAACATGTGCCATAACAGCATAACCCTAGGAGGAGATATTAAGGTTTTTTCAATTTCGATTTGGTTTACGTCATAGACCTGCATTAAACATTTGCTCTAATCGTGGATAAACTCATTAAACATATCCAGGTATAGGTGCCTTGATGTATGCTACTTGTAGATGCCATTTTGTCATTGTCTTGGTGAATGAgacaaatgaaagaatgattaCTTAGCTCAAGATATGGAGGAACACTTATAGATCTAGAGGTTTTATGTTGAGCAAATTGAAAAgcaaatatatggaatgtaactataataaaaatataagtatggATGATGTTATGGTGAAACTTGAAGATTgtcatctaaaaaaaaatcaattcaaatatcttggatcaataATCCAAAAATATAGAGAAAGATTAATTACCCATAAAATTAAGACATGATGGTGGAAATGGAAAAGTGCACATGGCATGTTATATGATGGTAGATttcgttaaaattaaaaagaaaattttataagacaacTTGAGACTAGCTTTGTTGTATGGCAATAAAGTGCTAACATGTGTGAAAATCTAAACATAATAGAGATGAGGATGTCACAATAAATGTTCGACCATACgagagaagataaaattagaaatgaggttctTAGTATTAAGGTTGGAATGGTTTCTATTGAAGATAGGATGTGCGAGACATGATTAAGATGGGTTAATAATATgaaagaagaccaatagaggctcCTATGATGGGAGTGGACAAAATGAAGCAATTCTTTAGTGGAATAGGTAGACAAAGATCAGGAAAAAGTTGGTGGGAGACTATTAGGTATGATATAAGGGCTTTGCAAAAGACATGACCTTTGAAGTGATTGGCAAGCTAGAGTTTAACTAGCCCCACCTAGTAGgattaagacttgatatgttgttattgaGTTGTTGATATGGTTGATGCTTGGCCacataagaaaagataaaaaatataaatgaggttattttttataagataCAGAGAAGGTTATCTCTAATAAGGTTGGAGTAGTGCCTAACTGCCTATTAAAGACTATATAGTTGAGATGAGTTCAATATAGTTTTAACCATATGAAAAGAATACTAATACATGTATATGTGAGAGTAGATGGGATGGACGAAGTCTATAACAATAGAGGTAGAGGGAGACTGAAGAGAACTTGGCGGGGAACTTTAAGCATGATAAGAGATATAATTTCCCtacaaaaaatatgttcatggattgagataattcatcatcatcaattgcaCCTTATCCAAACCAAGTTAGGTTCAGTGGCACAACATTCATAATATTAATTGACTTCTAAACATCATATTGATAATACGAATCCAAGCAGAaaaacaatgtggcaaaattttatcCCAGATGCCTTTTCTAAAGCAACCCTCTAGTGAGggaatgatgaaataaagttccaaaaccatcttcatatggaaaagCTTCATGAGATGATGGTGAACAACAATCTTGTAGGCAATTCCACTTGTTCAGTTAAGAGTTGGTGttgtaatttcattttcttttttctttctttcttttggtcattttctttcttgcattTTGGTGCTTGCTACAATTCACAGCCAGTTAGCTTTATCTATGCTGCCACTGTGTTGACTTAATTGATTAGAGTTAGCAAGCTTTAATTTATGAGCTCAGGTATAATATCCATTTCTGCAGGTGACAAAAGCTTATAATTACATCCATAAATATGGACATAAATCAAAATTGATGGCAGCTGCAGTGCGTAACAAGCAGGATGCTTTCAACCTTCTGGGGTAACTTTGTGATGACCTTAAATTGTTGCACATTCAGGAATTTGACAATTTGACAGCACGACAACTAACTGGTTGCTTAACTCTATGTTGTCTTTTTCAGGGTTGATTATATCATCACACCATTGAAGATACTGCAATCTCTGCAGGAATCTATCACACCTCCTGATgctaaattttcttttgtgaGGAGGTTATCCCCGCAATCAGCTGCAACCTACAATTTCACTAATGAAGAGGTCTgctttttatttacttttaccTTATTTGACTAAAAGCTATGGGGAAGTTTCATTAAGGAATTACCATGATGCTATCTATGAAACAGGCATCatgcaatattttaaatttagaaatttgaaGTTGctgaaattttagaaatttgtaGAGATTGCTGGGGGCTAATGGAAGCTGATAGTGTATGTCTTGAGTTACATCCTTTGTTGGGCCAAAAACCATTTCGTTTTTTAGTGGAAAAGCTTCAGCAAGTTACAGAATTGACTTCAGCAGCAACTTTTTAAATACCATCAACTCCCTGTTTATTGATTAGTTAAAACATTAATCCAGCCTTTGAAGTTATTCTcttccattcttttttttttaaaaaaaaaaaaaattcatttctgTGGTTTATTGATAAATGAAGCAAGTAATATACTCTTATTTCAGCTTACAAAGTGGGACCAATATAGCTTCGCATCAGCAATGGGCCCGGCGGCTGTGGAACTTCTATCGGCTGGATTGGATGGCTACGTAATTCAAGCTAGGCGGGTCGAAGAGTTGTTCGGTAAAATCTGGCCACCACCCAATGTCTGAACTGCTGTAACAAAACCACCTAACTGGATGTTGCCTTGatgaaataaaatgagaaatctGGTTCAAAGTGCAGTTGCTGTTCTTCCTTCCCGCCTCCTCCTTCCCTGAGATGCTCTTTCTTTTCCCAAGTCCCCGGCTCAGCTATGTTGTTATCCCCGAAACATGTTTTCACAATATAAAGTTATGCAGTTAATGATAAAATACTGCCTTTTACCTTTTGCCGGTGATATATGTACATATGTTGAGATGATTCGTATTCCATGAGTATCAATTGGTGCTTCTGGTAATGATTGGATAGGGGTGATCAATATCTTCTCCTGAACTACGAAATGCTTGAAAACCTAGCCGATTGCACAGAGCTTACATCAATTGTTGGTAACGTGGTTGGaaactttatatatttatttggtaCTCTAATTTGTCTGATTGCCCCAAGA
The Diospyros lotus cultivar Yz01 chromosome 12, ASM1463336v1, whole genome shotgun sequence DNA segment above includes these coding regions:
- the LOC127787240 gene encoding uncharacterized protein LOC127787240 — its product is MSVSLRAPPHSALSSSSSLHEAGLRFVVCSVRPNFSFKPRRSFPPIRSSTGFSSSLDTGSSTEFDSVSSYSEIVPDTVVFDDFEKFPPTAATVSSSLLLGICSLPDTKFKSAVDMALADSSCYGLEDPDVRMSCFFNKALVNVGADLAKQVPGRVSTEVDARLAYDTQGIVRKVHDLLKLYNEVEVPPEKLLFKIPSTWQGIEASKLLESEGIQTHLTFVYSFCQAAAAAQAGASVIQIFVGRLRDWARNHSGDPEVEAALRRGEDPGLALVTKAYNYIHKYGHKSKLMAAAVRNKQDAFNLLGVDYIITPLKILQSLQESITPPDAKFSFVRRLSPQSAATYNFTNEELTKWDQYSFASAMGPAAVELLSAGLDGYVIQARRVEELFGKIWPPPNV